A genomic window from Lactuca sativa cultivar Salinas unplaced genomic scaffold, Lsat_Salinas_v11 Lsat_1_v11_unplaced_45, whole genome shotgun sequence includes:
- the LOC128129543 gene encoding L-type lectin-domain containing receptor kinase IX.1-like, with protein sequence MPKSVANRSQQNLSCPTRDPPMEHVGINRNSLSLVAYAPWNASLHNKATANAWVSYNSSTKNLSVYWTYERNPSFQGNSNLSYQIDLKEVLPSWVTIGITASTGQYMERHTLQYWEFNSSLDIKDDNKTTSQKVKLGVGLAVPLGVLLAGGIIAYSIIYLRNHMSPSDETLETINLSSINDDLERGAGPKRFSYRDLALATNNFADDLKLGEGGFGCVYRGYLSRERKVVAVKKISSGSKQGKKEYITEVKVISSLRHRNLVQLIGWCHDDNQFLLVYEFMPNGSLDTHLFGKMDPLSWSVRYKISLGLASALFYLHEEWEQCVIHRDIKSSNVMLDSGFNVKLGDFGLARLMDHELGPQTTGNLAGTLGYMAPEYVRTGKASKESDVYSFGVVAMEICCGRKARDCIDGDSEMGLVDWVWCLHGKGEILSGVDERLNGDFDEEQGKCLMMVGLWCVLPDRSLRPSIRQAIQVLNFEAPIPNISVNMRVLGYHASATPTSTSGDPFLTSSSINIGR encoded by the exons atgcCAAAATCCGTCGCTAATCGGTCACAACAAAATCTGTCG TGTCCTACTCGGGATCCTCCTATGGAACACGTAGGAATCAACAGGAATTCACTTTCTTTGGTTGCATATGCTCCTTGGAATGCTAGTTTGCATAATAAAGCTACTGCGAATGCTTGGGTTTCTTATAATTCCTCTACTAAGAATCTAAGTGTCTATTGGACCTATGAAAGGAACCCCAGTTTTCAAGGGAACTCAAATCTTTCTTATCAAATTGATCTCAAAGAGGTTCTTCCTTCATGGGTCACTATCGGCATCACAGCTTCCACTGGTCAGTATATGGAGAGACATACCCTTCAGTACTGGGAGTTCAACTCAAGCTTGGATATAAAAGATGACAATAAAACGACATCACAAAAGGTGAAGCTGGGTGTCGGGTTAGCAGTGCCATTAGGTGTTCTACTAGCAGGAGGCATAATAGCATATAGTATTATCTATTTGAGGAATCACATGAGTCCTTCAGATGAAACATTAGAGACAATCAACCTGTCTTCAATCAATGATGATCTTGAAAGAGGAGCAGGGCCCAAAAGATTTTCTTACAGAGATCTTGCTTTGGCTACTAATAACTTCGCTGATGACCTCAAGTTGGGTGAAGGAGGATTTGGTTGTGTTTACAGGGGATACCTCAGCCGTGAAAGAAAAGTAGTTGCAGTTAAAAAGATTTCAAGTGGATCTAAACAGGGAAAGAAGGAATATATAACAGAAGTGAAGGTCATAAGCAGTCTAAGGCATAGAAACTTGGTGCAACTCATAGGTTGGTGCCATGATGATAATCAGTTTCTACTAGTTTATGAGTTTATGCCAAATGGTAGTCTTGACACTCATCTTTTTGGGAAAATGGATCCCCTTTCTTGGAGTGTGAGGTACAAGATATCATTAGGTTTGGCTTCTGCCTTGTTTTATCTTCATGAGGAATGGGAACAATGCGTGATACATCGTGATATTAAATCAAGCAATGTGATGCTAGATTCGGGATTTAATGTGAAGCTTGGAGATTTTGGGTTAGCTCGACTTATGGACCATGAGTTAGGTCCACAGACAACTGGTAATTTAGCAGGAACATTAGGATACATGGCACCTGAGTATGTAAGAACCGGTAAAGCTAGCAAGGAATCGGATGTTTATAGTTTTGGGGTGGTTGCAATGGAAATCTGTTGTGGAAGGAAAGCTAGGGATTGTATTGATGGGGATTCTGAAATGGGATTGGTGGATTGGGTTTGGTGTTTGCATGGAAAAGGGGAGATTCTTTCGGGAGTTGATGAGAGGTTGAATGGAGATTTTGATGAAGAACAAGGTAAGTGCTTGATGATGGTTGGATTATGGTGTGTGCTCCCTGATCGAAGTCTGAGGCCATCTATAAGACAAGCGATTCAAGTTCTTAATTTTGAGGCCCCTATTCCCAATATTTCAGTGAATATGCGTGTTCTTGGATACCATGCATCAGCTACTCCTACAAGCACTTCTGGAGATCCTTTCTTAACTTCTTCAAGTATCAATATAGGTCGTTAA
- the LOC128125857 gene encoding cystathionine gamma-synthase 1, chloroplastic-like has product MQATVLDPADYAGIEAALDNHIVSLCFTESPTNPFLRCVDIELVSKLCHAKGAIVCIDGTFATPVLHSATKYIGGQNDKAAY; this is encoded by the exons ATGCAGGCAACTGTTCTTGACCCTGCAGATTATGCAGGCATTGAAGCTGCATTAGACAACCACATA GTTAGTCTTTGCTTCACAGAATCACCCacaaatccattcctaagatgTGTTGACATTGAGTTAGTTTCAAAGCTGTGTCATGCAAAAGGAGCAATTGTTTGCATTGATGGAACATTTGCAACACCTGTTCTACACTCAGCAACCAAATACATTGGTGGCCAAAATGAT AAAGCTGCATACTAA